One genomic segment of Pelagerythrobacter marensis includes these proteins:
- a CDS encoding universal stress protein, with translation MRVYLVIMDETEEARKALRYAARRAQATGGAVHILALVQPQSFNAFGGVQATIEQEARDRAEVMASSAAGNLYSESGRMPTIAVRVGEGQAVIKDYLADHEEVAALVLGSAPEGGPGPLVTHFSAHSGSLPCPLFVIPGGLSIEAIDELS, from the coding sequence ATGCGGGTCTATCTCGTGATCATGGACGAGACCGAAGAAGCACGCAAAGCGCTGCGGTACGCCGCGCGGCGTGCGCAGGCGACTGGCGGCGCAGTGCATATTCTGGCGCTGGTTCAGCCGCAGAGCTTCAACGCATTCGGCGGCGTCCAGGCGACGATCGAACAGGAAGCGCGCGACCGGGCGGAGGTGATGGCCAGCAGCGCGGCGGGCAACCTCTATTCCGAAAGCGGCAGAATGCCCACGATCGCCGTCCGGGTCGGCGAAGGCCAGGCCGTGATCAAGGACTATCTGGCCGATCACGAGGAAGTGGCCGCCTTGGTGCTCGGCTCCGCGCCAGAGGGCGGGCCCGGCCCGCTGGTCACGCATTTCTCTGCGCATTCCGGGTCGCTGCCCTGCCCTCTTTTCGTGATACCCGGCGGCCTGAGTATCGAAGCGATCGACGAACTCAGCTAG
- a CDS encoding pyruvate dehydrogenase complex dihydrolipoamide acetyltransferase produces MPTPIKMPALSPTMEEGTLAKWLVKEGDEVSAGDIMAEIETDKATMEFEAVDEGTIVAIEVPEGTEGVKVGTVIATLAGEDEDPEEAKAAAASETSAKPAESEKQEPAPAKTADSGDKGPEKQTRTPTAPKPDGDRVIASPLARRIAEQKGVDLAAISGSGPNGRIVKADVEQADAPAKTGSAAPAAEKKAPSATQQSDSGAPFEELKLNNVRKVIARRLTEAKQSIPHIYLTVDVRLDALLKLRGELNASLEADEIKLSVNDLLIKALARALARVPQCNVSFQGDTLHQYQRQDISVAVAAPSGLITPIVTDAGRKGLAQISTEMKELAGKARDGKLQPHEYQGGTASLSNLGMFGTKQFDAVINPPQAMILAVGAGEKRPHVIDGALGVATMMTATGSFDHRAIDGVDGAKLMDAFRQLVENPMGLLV; encoded by the coding sequence ATGCCCACACCGATCAAGATGCCCGCCCTTTCGCCGACGATGGAAGAAGGCACGCTCGCCAAGTGGCTCGTGAAGGAAGGGGACGAAGTCAGCGCCGGTGACATCATGGCCGAAATCGAAACCGACAAGGCCACGATGGAATTCGAAGCGGTCGACGAAGGAACGATCGTCGCCATCGAAGTTCCCGAAGGAACCGAAGGCGTGAAGGTCGGCACCGTTATCGCGACACTGGCCGGCGAAGACGAGGACCCGGAAGAAGCCAAGGCTGCCGCTGCTTCGGAAACGAGCGCGAAACCGGCCGAAAGCGAAAAGCAGGAACCGGCCCCGGCGAAGACTGCGGATAGCGGCGACAAGGGTCCCGAGAAGCAGACCAGGACCCCCACTGCCCCGAAGCCGGACGGAGACCGGGTGATCGCTTCACCGCTGGCGCGCCGCATTGCCGAACAGAAGGGCGTCGATCTCGCCGCGATAAGCGGCAGCGGCCCGAACGGCCGCATCGTCAAGGCGGATGTCGAACAGGCCGACGCCCCTGCAAAAACCGGAAGCGCAGCGCCTGCCGCCGAGAAGAAGGCCCCTTCCGCCACGCAGCAGAGCGACTCCGGTGCGCCGTTCGAAGAACTCAAGCTCAACAACGTGCGCAAGGTCATCGCTCGCCGCCTGACGGAAGCGAAGCAATCCATCCCGCATATCTACCTGACGGTGGACGTGCGGCTCGATGCGCTGCTGAAACTGCGCGGCGAACTCAACGCCAGCCTCGAAGCCGATGAGATCAAGCTGTCGGTCAACGATCTGCTGATCAAGGCGCTGGCGCGCGCGCTGGCGCGGGTGCCGCAGTGCAATGTCAGCTTCCAGGGCGACACGCTGCATCAGTACCAGCGGCAGGATATCTCCGTCGCGGTCGCTGCGCCGAGCGGGCTTATCACCCCGATCGTCACCGACGCCGGGCGCAAGGGGCTGGCGCAGATTTCCACGGAGATGAAGGAACTGGCCGGCAAGGCGCGCGACGGCAAGTTGCAGCCGCATGAATACCAGGGCGGCACGGCCAGCCTGTCGAACCTCGGCATGTTCGGAACCAAGCAGTTCGATGCCGTGATCAACCCGCCGCAGGCGATGATCCTGGCCGTCGGGGCGGGGGAGAAGCGCCCGCATGTGATCGACGGTGCGCTGGGCGTCGCCACGATGATGACCGCCACCGGCAGCTTCGATCACCGCGCAATCGACGGCGTCGACGGCGCGAAACTGATGGACGCTTTCCGTCAACTGGTGGAAAACCCGATGGGATTGCTGGTCTGA
- a CDS encoding acyl-CoA thioesterase codes for MASEREPMIRVTAMPADTNPYGGVFGGWLMSQMALAAGSLASREGQGKAVVVSATDFAFPGAMAVGDELSVYCEIAARGNTSLTIMAEAIARERNGESVRRVAQGTFKFVLLDENDRPRAAAQSEKVST; via the coding sequence ATGGCCAGCGAACGCGAACCGATGATCCGCGTCACGGCCATGCCCGCCGATACCAACCCCTATGGCGGGGTGTTCGGCGGCTGGCTGATGAGCCAGATGGCTCTGGCCGCAGGGTCGCTGGCCAGCCGTGAGGGGCAGGGCAAGGCCGTGGTCGTATCCGCCACCGACTTCGCCTTCCCCGGCGCAATGGCAGTGGGCGACGAACTGTCGGTCTATTGCGAGATTGCAGCGAGGGGCAACACCTCGCTGACCATCATGGCCGAGGCGATTGCGCGCGAACGCAACGGCGAATCGGTCAGGCGAGTAGCGCAGGGCACTTTCAAGTTCGTCCTGCTCGATGAAAACGACCGTCCGCGTGCCGCCGCGCAATCCGAAAAAGTTTCCACCTGA
- the lpdA gene encoding dihydrolipoyl dehydrogenase yields the protein MADKNYDVIVLGSGPGGYVAAIRAAQLGLKTAIVERELLGGICLNWGCIPTKALLRSAEIFHYMQNAGDYGLKAKEIEADLEAVVKRSRGVAKQLNQGVTHLMKKNKIAVHMGEGTLTGPTSLTVKGEKGEEKLSAKHVIVATGARARDLPFAEADGKRIWTYRHAMTPPEMPKKLLVIGSGAIGIEFASFYNDMGADVTVVEMLDRVVPVEDKDVSAFLEKSLTKQGMTIMTGAGVEDIKVSGSGVKAKIKAKDGKVTETDFTHCIVAVGIVPNTENIGVEKHAELDRGFIQIDPYGRTKTKGLWAIGDCTPGPWLAHKASHEGVAAAEAIAQELGNKDIHPHPLDRNNIPGCTYCHPQIASVGMTEAKAKEAGHKVKVGTFPFIGNGKAIALGEADGFIKTVFDAGTGELLGAHMIGAEVTELIQGYTVGKTLETTEAELMQTVFPHPTLSEMMHESVLGAYGRALHI from the coding sequence ATGGCTGACAAGAATTACGACGTTATCGTGCTCGGTTCCGGCCCCGGCGGCTATGTCGCGGCGATTCGCGCGGCGCAGCTTGGCCTCAAGACCGCGATCGTGGAGCGCGAGCTGCTGGGCGGGATCTGTCTCAACTGGGGCTGCATCCCGACCAAGGCCCTGCTGCGGTCGGCGGAAATCTTCCACTACATGCAGAATGCCGGCGACTACGGGCTGAAGGCGAAGGAGATCGAAGCCGACCTGGAAGCCGTGGTGAAGCGCAGCCGGGGCGTTGCGAAGCAGCTCAATCAGGGCGTCACGCACCTGATGAAGAAGAACAAGATCGCCGTGCACATGGGGGAAGGCACGCTGACCGGTCCCACCAGCCTGACCGTAAAGGGCGAAAAGGGCGAGGAGAAGCTGAGCGCGAAGCACGTCATCGTGGCGACTGGTGCACGGGCGCGCGACCTGCCTTTTGCCGAGGCCGATGGCAAGCGCATCTGGACTTATCGCCACGCGATGACGCCGCCCGAAATGCCGAAGAAGCTGCTGGTTATCGGTAGCGGCGCGATCGGTATCGAGTTCGCAAGCTTTTACAATGATATGGGCGCCGATGTTACGGTCGTCGAAATGCTCGACCGCGTCGTTCCGGTCGAGGACAAGGACGTTTCCGCCTTCCTCGAAAAGTCGCTGACCAAGCAGGGCATGACGATCATGACCGGCGCGGGCGTGGAAGACATCAAGGTGTCCGGCAGCGGCGTGAAGGCCAAGATCAAGGCGAAAGACGGCAAGGTCACCGAAACCGACTTCACCCATTGCATCGTCGCCGTCGGCATCGTGCCCAATACCGAGAATATCGGGGTCGAGAAGCATGCCGAACTGGATCGCGGTTTCATTCAGATCGATCCTTATGGCCGCACGAAGACCAAGGGGCTGTGGGCGATCGGCGATTGCACCCCAGGCCCGTGGCTGGCGCACAAGGCCAGTCACGAAGGCGTCGCCGCCGCCGAAGCGATCGCGCAGGAACTGGGCAACAAGGATATCCATCCGCATCCGCTGGATCGCAACAACATCCCCGGCTGCACGTATTGCCATCCGCAGATTGCCAGCGTCGGCATGACCGAGGCGAAGGCCAAAGAGGCCGGGCACAAGGTCAAGGTCGGCACATTCCCATTCATCGGCAACGGAAAGGCGATTGCGCTGGGCGAGGCCGATGGCTTCATCAAGACCGTGTTCGACGCCGGAACCGGGGAACTGCTGGGCGCACACATGATCGGCGCAGAAGTGACCGAGCTGATCCAGGGCTACACCGTCGGCAAGACGCTGGAGACGACCGAGGCCGAACTGATGCAGACGGTCTTCCCCCATCCGACCCTGTCGGAAATGATGCACGAAAGCGTTCTGGGCGCTTATGGTCGGGCGCTGCATATCTAG
- a CDS encoding monovalent cation:proton antiporter-2 (CPA2) family protein has product MTGFLILAFVIMAAGVIAVPLATRFGLGSVLGYLLAGMALAPVLSTLRVDVEALQVFAEFGVVMMLFIVGLELEPRKLWEMRRRLLGLGGGQVIVTSLVLAGAMYLVGEQWRTALAIGMILALSSTAIIIQTLTEKGLLKSEGGEASFSVLLFQDVAVIPILAILPFLALPELATAASAAVSEAGHGHGGIDLTEGMPVWLSGLVTLAAVGAVVFIGTYLTRPVFRFIAAAQLRELFTAAALVFVIGIALLMTLVGLSPALGTFLAGVVLANSEYRHELESDIEPFKGLLLGLFFITVGAGIDFALAIANWGTVLVGAAVVIAVKIAVLAIIARIAGIRRQAAWLFSLSLAQAGEFAFVLIAFAVANFVLDRETADMLLLIVALTMLVTPLLFIAYDKLIAAAYCRGEGRDADTIDEDNQIIIAGRGRVGGIVDRMLDAAGYRATVIDYDSTHLEHLKKFGVKSYFGDATRPDLLASAGIARASLLIVALDEREQIDKLVRYTIKNFPHVHVVARAIDRDHVYQLWAIGCRDVVRETYDAALRIGRSAYEALGADRQAANAMRDAFEDMDRTSMREVAELYREDVPAWDNEPLLAKVRELRAEWDPKLREMMDDIIAMGH; this is encoded by the coding sequence ATGACCGGTTTTCTGATCCTCGCTTTCGTCATCATGGCCGCAGGCGTTATTGCAGTGCCCCTGGCCACCCGGTTCGGGCTGGGTTCGGTGCTGGGTTATCTCCTTGCCGGCATGGCGCTCGCGCCGGTGCTGTCGACGCTGCGCGTCGATGTCGAAGCCTTGCAGGTCTTCGCCGAATTCGGCGTCGTCATGATGCTGTTCATCGTCGGCCTCGAACTCGAACCCAGGAAGCTGTGGGAAATGCGCCGGCGGCTGCTCGGGCTGGGCGGGGGGCAGGTGATCGTCACCTCGCTGGTGCTGGCGGGCGCCATGTATCTCGTCGGCGAACAATGGCGCACGGCGCTTGCCATCGGCATGATCCTGGCGCTTTCGTCCACCGCGATCATCATTCAGACCCTGACTGAAAAGGGACTGTTGAAGAGCGAAGGGGGCGAAGCGAGCTTTTCCGTCCTGCTGTTCCAGGACGTGGCGGTTATCCCGATTCTTGCGATCCTGCCGTTCCTCGCGCTGCCCGAGCTGGCAACGGCTGCCAGCGCCGCCGTGTCGGAGGCAGGGCACGGGCATGGCGGAATCGATCTGACCGAAGGAATGCCCGTCTGGCTGTCGGGTCTGGTCACGCTGGCGGCGGTCGGCGCGGTCGTGTTTATCGGCACCTATCTGACACGGCCGGTCTTCCGGTTCATCGCCGCAGCGCAATTGCGCGAGTTGTTCACTGCCGCCGCGCTGGTGTTCGTGATCGGGATCGCCCTGCTGATGACCCTGGTGGGGCTGTCGCCGGCGCTGGGCACGTTCCTCGCCGGGGTGGTTCTGGCTAACAGCGAGTACCGGCACGAGCTGGAAAGCGACATCGAACCGTTCAAGGGCCTCTTGCTGGGCCTGTTCTTCATAACGGTCGGGGCCGGAATTGATTTTGCGCTGGCGATTGCGAACTGGGGCACGGTCCTGGTCGGCGCGGCGGTGGTGATCGCGGTCAAGATTGCCGTTCTCGCGATTATTGCGCGCATCGCGGGCATTCGGCGGCAGGCCGCCTGGCTGTTCTCGCTCAGCCTGGCACAGGCGGGCGAGTTCGCGTTCGTCCTGATCGCCTTTGCCGTGGCCAACTTCGTGCTCGACCGCGAAACGGCCGACATGCTGCTGTTGATCGTGGCGCTCACGATGCTGGTGACGCCTTTGCTGTTTATCGCATACGACAAGCTGATCGCGGCGGCCTATTGCCGGGGCGAGGGGCGCGATGCGGATACGATCGACGAGGACAACCAGATCATCATCGCCGGCCGCGGCCGGGTCGGCGGCATCGTCGACCGTATGCTCGATGCCGCCGGCTATCGCGCCACTGTGATCGATTACGATTCCACCCATCTCGAACATCTCAAGAAGTTCGGGGTGAAAAGCTATTTCGGCGATGCCACGCGGCCCGATCTGCTCGCGTCCGCCGGGATAGCGCGGGCGAGCCTGCTGATCGTCGCCCTCGACGAGCGGGAGCAGATCGACAAGCTGGTGCGCTATACCATCAAGAACTTCCCGCATGTCCATGTCGTCGCACGCGCGATCGACCGCGATCACGTCTATCAACTCTGGGCGATCGGATGCCGCGATGTCGTTCGCGAGACATACGACGCTGCCCTGCGCATCGGCCGCTCCGCTTACGAGGCGCTGGGCGCCGACAGGCAGGCAGCCAATGCCATGCGCGACGCGTTCGAGGATATGGATCGCACGTCCATGCGCGAGGTTGCAGAGCTGTACCGCGAAGACGTGCCGGCCTGGGACAACGAACCGTTGCTGGCAAAAGTCAGGGAACTGCGCGCCGAATGGGACCCCAAGCTGCGCGAGATGATGGATGACATTATCGCTATGGGCCATTGA
- a CDS encoding RNA polymerase sigma factor has protein sequence MNSGSGAKGELPQDDDELFRSYRLPLRAFFARRLRSLEEVDDHVQEVFCRLYALDNSKRPENPQAYVFQVAANLLRDRARRSATRDAFTRQHALENANKFEELSPERVLQGKQAVKALRAALGELPPRTRAIFLLHRFEGYKYREIARRLGISTSSVEKHMMSAIKHVFARMGKSDDQN, from the coding sequence TTGAATTCCGGATCGGGCGCGAAAGGCGAGCTACCGCAAGACGACGATGAGTTGTTTCGCAGTTATCGCCTTCCCTTGCGCGCCTTCTTCGCGCGCCGACTTCGATCGCTAGAAGAAGTCGATGACCATGTGCAGGAGGTTTTCTGTCGGCTATACGCGCTCGATAATTCGAAGCGACCCGAAAATCCTCAGGCGTATGTTTTTCAGGTCGCCGCCAACCTGTTGCGCGATCGCGCGCGGCGGAGTGCAACGCGCGATGCCTTCACCCGCCAACACGCGTTAGAAAATGCCAATAAGTTTGAGGAACTTTCGCCTGAACGCGTCTTACAGGGGAAGCAGGCGGTCAAAGCATTGCGCGCCGCGCTGGGGGAATTGCCACCGCGCACGCGCGCAATTTTCCTCCTGCATCGATTTGAAGGGTACAAGTATCGCGAGATTGCCAGGCGTCTCGGCATTTCGACCAGTTCGGTGGAAAAGCATATGATGTCTGCAATCAAGCACGTGTTCGCGCGTATGGGAAAGTCCGATGACCAGAACTGA
- a CDS encoding FecR family protein, translated as MSELGEDSEIVKMRLEALALERDTASRPWLMSAAAGIVLFLAVGLAALSFWPEWNAEPGEPQIAVADQTGVDIANGQSVQRELGPDRFVQSYRSAIGQRSKIDLPDGSTIELNTDTVVEVAYTPQRREFRLLRGEALFDVERDPSRPFVVNADDDRVIALGTVFSVLKRSGEVVVSLIEGEIQVDRMADADRNAGRPVRSARLEAGQQLVSTNDREGFQVSALDRDRALGWRTGRLVFDGDRLGDVVEDLNRYTVRKLSIGDPALADMRVSGTFRTGSAEVFAKALVVVLPVTTSVDPANGSIVLQAAPGNP; from the coding sequence TTGAGCGAACTCGGCGAGGATTCAGAGATCGTGAAGATGCGTCTCGAAGCCCTGGCGCTGGAGCGTGATACGGCGAGCCGGCCGTGGCTGATGTCGGCAGCCGCCGGCATCGTCCTGTTCCTCGCAGTAGGATTGGCGGCACTGTCATTCTGGCCTGAATGGAATGCTGAGCCCGGCGAACCCCAGATTGCCGTCGCCGACCAGACCGGCGTCGATATCGCTAACGGACAATCGGTTCAGCGCGAGTTGGGGCCCGATAGATTTGTTCAAAGCTATCGCAGCGCAATCGGACAACGTTCGAAAATTGACCTGCCCGATGGTTCTACAATCGAACTGAATACCGATACCGTCGTGGAAGTTGCATATACGCCGCAGCGACGCGAATTTCGGCTGCTTCGCGGCGAGGCGCTGTTCGATGTCGAGCGCGATCCGAGCCGGCCGTTCGTCGTCAACGCCGACGATGATCGCGTGATCGCTTTGGGGACAGTGTTTTCGGTACTCAAACGCTCAGGCGAAGTGGTGGTTTCGCTGATCGAAGGTGAGATCCAGGTCGATCGCATGGCGGATGCAGACAGAAACGCAGGCCGACCCGTCCGTTCCGCGAGGCTCGAAGCCGGCCAGCAACTCGTATCCACCAACGATCGGGAAGGTTTCCAGGTTTCCGCGCTCGACAGGGACAGGGCGCTTGGTTGGCGGACGGGGCGGCTGGTGTTCGATGGTGATCGTCTGGGCGACGTAGTAGAAGATCTCAATCGATACACCGTGCGCAAGCTTTCCATAGGCGACCCGGCGCTGGCGGATATGCGCGTCAGCGGAACCTTTCGCACGGGTTCGGCCGAAGTCTTTGCCAAGGCTTTGGTCGTCGTTCTTCCCGTCACGACCTCGGTCGATCCCGCGAACGGTTCTATTGTTCTGCAGGCTGCACCGGGAAACCCGTGA